From Callospermophilus lateralis isolate mCalLat2 chromosome 5, mCalLat2.hap1, whole genome shotgun sequence, a single genomic window includes:
- the LOC143399085 gene encoding olfactory receptor 2Y1B-like produces the protein MENFNTSFGEGFILVGFSDCPQLELILFIYISIFYSLTLFGNTIIIILSRLDPRLHTPMYFFLCHLSFLDLCYTTSTVPQLLINLSGLDRTISYGGCMAQLFIVLALGSIESMLLVVMAFDRYAAVCRPLHYTTIMHPLLCQSLAIAAWVGGLMNSLIQTSLMMAMPLCGLHYLNHFFCEMPVFLKLACEDTGGTEAKMFVARVIIIVVPAALILGSYAHIAQAVLRMKSMAGRRKAFGTCGSHLLVVCLFYGSAMYTYLQPTGSYSEREGKFVALFYTIIIPMLNPLIYTLRNKDMKGAFWKVLERGRDRE, from the coding sequence aTTTTCTACTCCCTAACCCTCTTTGGCAACACCATCATCATCATTCTCTCACGACTGGACCCTCGACTGCAcacacccatgtacttcttcctctgcCACCTCTCCTTCCTGGACCTCTGCTATAccaccagcactgtgccccagctgCTGATCAATCTTTCTGGACTTGACAGGACCATCAGCTATGGAGGGTGTATGGCCCAGCTCTTCATTGTCCTCGCCCTGGGTTCCATTGAGAGTATGCTCCTGGTGGTGATGGCCTTTGACCGCTATGCTGCTGTGTGCCGTCCACTCCACTACACAACCATCATGCACCCCCTTCTCTGCCAGTCCCTGGCTATTGCTGCCTGGGTGGGAGGTCTCATGAACTCTCTGATTCAGACAAGCCTCATGATGGCCATGCCTCTCTGTGGACTCCATTACCTGAACCACTTCTTCTGTGAGATGCCTGTATTCCTGAAGTTGGCTTGTGAGGACACAGGAGGCACAGAGGCCAAGATGTTTGTGGCCCGAGTCATAATCATTGTTGTTCCTGCAGCACTGATTCTAGGCTCCTATGCACACATTGCTCAGGCAGTGCTGAGGATGAAGTCAATGGCAGGGCGCAGAAAGGCTTTTGGGACCTGTGGGTCCCACCTCCTTGTGGTTTGTCTGTTTTATGGCTCAGCCATGTACACATACCTCCAACCCACGGGCAGTTACTCTGAGAGAGAGGGAAAGTTTGTTGCCCTTTTCTATACTATCATCATCCCCATGCTCAATCCTCTGATCTATACCCTAAGGAACAAGGACATGAAAGGGGCTTTCTGGAAAGTTCTAGAAAGAGGCAGAGACAGAGAGTAA
- the LOC143399086 gene encoding olfactory receptor 2Y1-like yields the protein MGSFNTSFGEGFILVGFSDWPQLELILFVFISIFYSLTLIGNTTIIALSRLDPRLHTPMYFFLCHLSFLDLCYTTSTVPQLLINLSRLDRTITYGGCVAQLFIVLALGSIESMLLVVMAFDRYAAVCRPLHYTTIMHPLLCLTLAIAAWMGGLMNSLIQTSLMMAMPLCGLHYLNHFFCEMPVFLKLACEDTEGTEAKMFVARAIILVFPAALIVGSYAHIAQAVLRIKSMAGRRKAFGTCGSHLLVVSLFYGSTIYTYLQPTGSYSESEGKFVALFYTIITPMLNPLIYTLRNKDVKGALKKIAGRGRNSG from the coding sequence ATGGGAAGTTTCAACACCAGTTTTGGAGAGGGCTTCATTTTGGTGGGCTTCTCAGATTGGCCTCAACTGGAACtcatcctttttgtttttatttcaattttctacTCCCTAACTCTCATTGGCAACACCACCATCATCGCTCTCTCACGACTGGATCCTCGGCTGCACacgcccatgtacttcttcctctgcCACCTCTCCTTCCTGGACCTCTGCTATAccaccagcactgtgccccagctgCTGATCAACCTCTCCAGACTTGACCGGACCATCACCTATGGAGGGTGTGTGGCCCAGCTCTTCATTGTCCTCGCCCTGGGTTCCATTGAGAGTATGCTCCTGGTGGTGATGGCCTTTGACCGCTATGCTGCTGTGTGTCGTCCACTCCACTACACAACCATCATGCACCCCCTGCTCTGCCTGACTCTGGCTATTGCTGCCTGGATGGGAGGCCTCATGAACTCTCTGATTCAGACAAGCCTCATGATGGCCATGCCTCTCTGTGGCCTCCATTACCTGAATCACTTTTTCTGTGAGATGCCTGTATTTTTGAAGCTGGCTTGTGAGGACACAGAAGGCACAGAGGCCAAGATGTTTGTGGCCCGCGCCATAATCTTGGTCTTTCCTGCAGCACTGATTGTTGGCTCCTATGCACACATTGCTcaggcagtgctgaggatcaagtcaATGGCAGGGCGCAGAAAGGCTTTTGGGACCTGTGGGTCTCACCTCCTGGTGGTTTCTCTTTTTTATGGGTCAACCATTTACACATACCTCCAACCCACAGGCAGTTACTCTGAGAGTGAAGGAAAGTTTGTTGCCCTTTTTTATACTATAATTACCCCCATGCTCAATCCTTTGATCTATACCCTAAGAAACAAGGATGTGAAGGGGGCTCTGAAAAAGATAGCAGGAAGAGGCAGAAACTCAGGGTAG